One genomic segment of bacterium includes these proteins:
- a CDS encoding prolyl oligopeptidase family serine peptidase, protein MPPVKATGKATWFTYFPTDYRWSASICMLISAAQWGGSDIGEVDRVGRALSKKLGDDELWFSEWTKMGGRVRAMGIGEEKNGNLLSAAAHYKRACLYYQIGDRFRQPKDRKSLSAFRTSIDCFHRYLRLTDRPRTEHVTITTHDGEKLPAYFVHAENTRKARPPVVVLFDGLDTSKEIVFIRAADGLIRRGMSCLFVDGPGTGEAIRFHKSYLRYDYEAAGSAAIDYLESRKDVNAKKIGIMAVSLGGYYAPRCASMDKRYKACVAWGATWDYRDTWKGRFDSAGKAAQGVPTEYIYWVLNVKSQEEVLQKLENFRLDGVVQKMRCPFLLTHGEDDRQIPLRDAKALYKAVGSKDKSMKVYTQKTGGAQHCQNDYLSIGLPYMQDWIREKLGA, encoded by the coding sequence ATGCCGCCAGTCAAAGCCACAGGTAAAGCCACTTGGTTCACCTACTTCCCGACTGACTACCGATGGTCCGCCTCGATCTGCATGCTCATCTCGGCGGCCCAGTGGGGGGGCTCCGATATCGGCGAGGTGGATCGAGTCGGCCGGGCGCTTTCGAAAAAGCTCGGCGACGATGAGCTCTGGTTCAGCGAGTGGACAAAAATGGGCGGCCGGGTCCGCGCCATGGGGATAGGCGAAGAGAAAAACGGGAACCTTCTCTCCGCCGCCGCCCACTACAAGCGGGCCTGCCTCTACTACCAAATCGGCGACCGGTTTCGCCAGCCCAAGGACAGAAAATCCCTCAGTGCCTTCCGGACCTCGATCGACTGCTTCCACCGCTACCTCCGCCTGACCGACCGCCCGAGGACTGAACACGTCACGATCACCACCCACGACGGCGAAAAGCTTCCCGCCTACTTCGTCCACGCCGAGAACACCCGGAAGGCCAGGCCCCCCGTCGTCGTCCTCTTCGACGGGCTCGACACCTCCAAGGAAATCGTGTTCATTCGCGCCGCAGACGGCCTGATCCGCCGGGGGATGAGTTGCCTGTTCGTGGACGGTCCCGGCACGGGAGAGGCTATCCGATTTCACAAGAGCTACCTCCGCTACGACTACGAGGCTGCGGGTTCGGCCGCCATCGACTATCTTGAATCACGTAAGGACGTGAACGCCAAGAAAATCGGGATTATGGCGGTTAGCCTTGGCGGCTACTATGCCCCCCGGTGCGCCAGCATGGACAAGCGCTACAAGGCCTGCGTCGCCTGGGGCGCCACCTGGGACTACCGGGACACCTGGAAGGGTCGCTTCGATTCGGCGGGGAAGGCCGCCCAGGGGGTGCCGACCGAATACATCTACTGGGTCCTCAACGTGAAATCTCAGGAGGAGGTCCTCCAAAAGCTCGAAAACTTCCGCCTCGATGGCGTGGTCCAGAAGATGCGCTGCCCCTTCTTATTGACCCACGGGGAGGACGACCGGCAGATTCCGTTGCGCGACGCCAAAGCGCTCTACAAGGCAGTTGGCTCGAAGGACAAATCCATGAAGGTCTACACCCAGAAGACCGGAGGCGCGCAGCACTGCCAAAACGACTACCTGTCGATAGGACTCCCCTACATGCAGGACTGGATTCGGGAGAAACTGGGCGCCTAG
- a CDS encoding integrase core domain-containing protein, producing the protein MARRAAGCSIRRPLAEAPRAISARIMIPCSDIINGRPITYSGNRGDQNRSPCADFFFTEKLIGTIRREYLDQMLFWNKRDLEEKLGEFKDYYNAHRVHRALDLKTPDDAGGKGLPTQADLRNFAWLAHCRGLFHTPIRA; encoded by the coding sequence ATGGCCCGGCGCGCTGCCGGATGTTCCATCAGGCGACCGCTGGCAGAGGCGCCCCGCGCTATCTCAGCTCGGATCATGATTCCTTGTTCAGATATCATCAATGGCAGGCCAATTACGTATTCGGGAAATCGAGGGGATCAAAACCGTTCCCCATGTGCCGATTTCTTTTTTACCGAAAAACTCATCGGCACGATTCGGCGGGAATACTTGGATCAGATGCTCTTCTGGAACAAACGCGATCTGGAAGAGAAACTGGGAGAGTTCAAGGATTACTACAATGCCCACCGGGTTCATCGGGCGCTGGATTTGAAGACTCCCGATGATGCCGGCGGGAAGGGACTGCCTACTCAGGCGGATTTAAGAAATTTTGCATGGCTGGCACATTGCCGGGGACTGTTTCACACACCGATTCGCGCTTGA